Proteins from a single region of Segatella copri:
- a CDS encoding FtsL-like putative cell division protein yields MINDKDINISEKPIAEEKAQASQEPPKQKTPQQEPQQQEAPQASLKEVIAKQAIEEEASGSSSFTLRKILGGDILTAQIIRRQIWLVILIVLFVIIYISNRYNIQNDIIELDKLQKELQDTKYKALSTSSQITEKSRESNVLNMLKNNKDSVLHIATQPPYIINVPEE; encoded by the coding sequence ATGATAAACGATAAAGACATAAACATCAGCGAGAAGCCTATAGCCGAAGAAAAGGCACAGGCATCACAGGAACCGCCGAAGCAGAAAACTCCGCAGCAGGAGCCACAGCAGCAGGAGGCTCCACAGGCTTCGCTCAAGGAAGTGATTGCCAAGCAAGCCATAGAGGAAGAGGCTTCAGGATCATCGAGCTTTACGCTGCGAAAGATTCTGGGTGGAGACATTCTTACCGCACAAATCATACGCCGGCAGATATGGCTCGTTATCCTCATCGTGCTTTTTGTCATTATCTACATATCCAACCGATACAATATCCAGAACGATATCATCGAGTTGGACAAACTGCAGAAAGAACTGCAAGACACCAAATACAAAGCGCTGTCTACAAGCAGCCAGATAACAGAGAAGAGTCGTGAAAGTAATGTGCTCAACATGCTGAAGAACAACAAAGACAGCGTGCTGCACATCGCTACCCAACCTCCATACATCATAAACGTACCCGAAGAATGA
- the rsmH gene encoding 16S rRNA (cytosine(1402)-N(4))-methyltransferase RsmH: MIKTAETYHVPVLLKESVDGLNIQPGGIYVDVTFGGGGHSREILSRLTEGAHLYSFDQDADAERNVVANENFTFVCSNFRFLKNWMRYYGVDGLDGLLADLGVSSHHFDDETRGFSFRFDSPLDMRMNKRAGKTAADIVNEYDEGALADIFYLYGELKNSRRIASALVKARAEKPILTTKDFMAAVEPLFKREREKKDMAKLFQALRIEVNHEMDALKEMLRSATELLKPGGRLSVITYHSLEDRIVKNMMKAGNAEGKIEQDFFGRIETPFKLVNNKVIVPDADEQERNPRSRSAKLRIAEKK; the protein is encoded by the coding sequence ATGATAAAGACTGCAGAAACATATCACGTACCGGTGCTCCTCAAGGAGAGCGTTGACGGGCTGAACATACAGCCAGGAGGCATCTATGTAGACGTAACCTTCGGCGGCGGCGGACATTCCAGAGAGATTCTGTCGCGCCTGACGGAGGGAGCGCACCTGTACAGTTTCGACCAGGACGCCGATGCAGAGCGCAACGTGGTGGCAAACGAGAACTTCACCTTCGTATGCTCCAACTTCAGATTCCTGAAAAACTGGATGCGCTACTATGGGGTAGACGGACTCGACGGACTGTTAGCCGACCTGGGCGTATCGAGCCACCACTTCGATGACGAGACCCGCGGTTTCTCCTTCCGTTTCGACTCCCCACTCGACATGCGCATGAACAAGCGTGCGGGCAAGACTGCTGCCGACATCGTAAACGAATATGACGAAGGTGCCCTTGCCGACATCTTCTACCTATACGGTGAGCTGAAGAACTCGCGCCGCATCGCCTCGGCACTCGTCAAGGCAAGAGCCGAGAAGCCCATCCTCACCACCAAAGACTTCATGGCAGCCGTAGAGCCCCTCTTCAAGCGGGAGCGCGAGAAGAAAGACATGGCAAAGCTCTTCCAGGCGCTGCGCATAGAAGTGAACCACGAGATGGACGCCCTGAAAGAGATGCTCCGCTCAGCCACGGAACTTCTGAAACCGGGAGGCCGACTCAGCGTCATCACCTATCACTCGCTGGAAGACAGAATCGTAAAGAACATGATGAAAGCGGGCAATGCAGAAGGCAAGATAGAGCAGGACTTCTTCGGAAGAATAGAAACCCCTTTCAAACTCGTGAACAACAAGGTAATCGTTCCCGATGCCGACGAGCAGGAAAGAAACCCTAGGAGCAGAAGCGCCAAACTAAGAATAGCAGAAAAGAAATGA